One region of Desulfovulcanus ferrireducens genomic DNA includes:
- a CDS encoding bifunctional nuclease family protein: protein MVEMEVVGLAVDEETKMPLIILKDKEEKYILPIWIGALEAMAISIPLNGIKMLRPMTHDLLLNTLENLGAKLEHIEITEVKDSTYYAEIVLLKGEEKLRIDSRPSDAIALALRAKVPIMVSQKVLDEIEVEKREKYQVVLEDEESKKWAEILEKYDLEDIKYKM from the coding sequence ATGGTTGAAATGGAAGTGGTAGGTCTGGCTGTGGATGAAGAGACCAAGATGCCCTTAATTATTTTAAAAGATAAAGAAGAAAAATACATTTTGCCCATCTGGATCGGCGCACTAGAGGCCATGGCAATTTCTATCCCCTTAAACGGCATAAAAATGCTGAGACCCATGACCCATGATCTGCTTTTGAATACTTTAGAAAATCTGGGAGCAAAGCTTGAGCATATCGAAATAACAGAAGTGAAGGATTCCACCTACTATGCGGAGATTGTTCTTTTAAAGGGTGAAGAGAAGCTGCGTATTGACAGCAGGCCTTCCGATGCCATTGCTCTTGCCTTGCGAGCGAAGGTACCGATTATGGTCAGTCAAAAGGTTCTGGATGAGATTGAGGTGGAAAAGCGAGAAAAATATCAGGTTGTTTTGGAGGATGAAGAAAGTAAGAAGTGGGCTGAAATTCTAGAGAAATATGATTTAGAGGATATTAAATATAAGATGTAG